Within Micromonospora parathelypteridis, the genomic segment GTCGGTGGGCCACCAGCGTCGTCCGCGCCGCACGCGGCCAGCGGCGCGACCAGCGCCAACGCGGCAGCCGCCGCTCCGAGCCGAACAATCGGCCGACGTCGGTGTCGAGCCGTTTCGGGGTCCGTCATCGCCCTCCCCCTCTCTTCGGCGAAAACCGGGGAGGGGCATCCGTGCCCCGGTGCACGGCGAGACAGTTCCGAGCCGGCAAGCTGCGGAAACACTCCGGCTCGGATGCTCTGTGCGGCTACACTGCCCCGCCGCCGAAGTCGTGAAACCTGGCCACGAGCACGCGCGAACACGGCTTTTCGTTCTGGTATATCGCGACACCCACTAGTCCGGTATTATGCGTCGCATGGTAGGCGCGGAGAATCAGTCGGTTGATGAGAACGACCGGCAGACCCAACTCCTACGCGGTGCGCTGGACATGTGCCTGCTGGCGCTGCTGGCGCGCGAGCCCGCGCACGGCTACGAGCTGGTCCGGCGGATGGAGACAGCCGGCTTTGGCGCGATCAGCTACGGCACCATCTATCCCCTGCTGACCCGGATGCGCCGACTCGGCCTGGTCGCCCACGAACAGCAGGCCAGCCCGACCGGCCCACCCCGAAAGGTCTACGCGCTGACCGGGTCCGGCCGGACCCACCTGGACGCCTGGCAGAAACAGTGGACCCGCTTCGCCGACACCGTCGGCGCCATCCTCGCTCCGCTCGACCACAGCCCCACGAGGAGTTGACCATGGACACCATCGACAGTCTTCTGGGCGAAGCCGACCAGGCGTGGCGGGCGTACGGGGTTGGTTCGGCCGACCGGGCGGCACTCGGCGCGGACCTGCGCCTCGACCTGCGGGCCGCGGCTGCCGACGGGGGCGATCCGGTGCAGATGCTCGGCGACGACGTCGCCGGCTTCGCACGACGGCTCGCCGACGAGGCCGGGGTCCGACGCGTGCGCCGAGACTACGGCCGCCTTCTGAGCACCGCACTGATCGGCGCGGTGCTCGGTGCGGTGCTCGGCTACGGCCTCCTGATCGCGGTCTACCCGATCTTCGTCCGCATCGTCGACATCCCCCGCTCGATCCACGTACCAATTCATCTCGCCGTCGCCGTCTACTACGGCGTACCGGCCGCCGTCGTCGCGGCCGGAGCAGTCATCGCCGTGCGCACCCGGCTACCTGACCTGCCCAGGATCCGGAGAACAGCCCGGATCATGAGCGTCCTCATACCGGCGGCCGGCATTCTCGTCACGCCGATCACGATGGCATTCGCCTGGTCCACCGACTACAGCACGGCACCGGAGGTAGTGGCTACGGAGTTCGCCATGGTCCTGGCCACGCTCGCTGGCGCCACGGTCCTGGCACGTCGCCTGTCGCTCCGCGAGGGACGGGCTGCTTCCGACACCTCCCACCCAGACGCCACGGTAATCAGACCCGTCTGAGCTGCCGCCATCGCGTCGTCAACTCCGGGCCCTCGCCCAGGAGAGGAAGCGCTCGGTCATCCTGGCCGGCGGGTGGTCCGGGTGGAGCTGGGTGAGCTGGTTCGTCGCCTCGTTCATCAGGGTGCCGAGGTAGATGAGCAGCGCGGTCCGGCTGGCCCGGTATTCCGTCAGCAGTGCGAGCTTGGCCGGCTGGCAGGGCCACTCCTTGCCGCAACTGCGGCACCGCCACAGCGGGCGCATGGCGGTGTGCGGCACGGGCGGCCGGACCACTCTCAGCACCACCGCTGCGCGTCTCGGTGGTCTCGCCACCACATGATCGGACTCAGCACATCGACCTCCTCGGTGATCGGAAGGGCGCCGTTTCCGCGGGCCCGCCATTGGTGACAGTCTGGGGTTGCACGACTACCGTCGATACGTGCTCGCGGCATCCGTGCAGCTCAACGGCCCAGGTGGGCAGCCATGAAGGACACGCCGATCCACACTGAGCGAAGGTTGGGGAATCGATGGGGACCGTCACCGACTACGTGCTGGAGGAGCTACGCCTGTTCCGAGCGGCGACCGGGCTCAGCCAGGACGACTTCGGCAAGGGCATCGGATATTCGGGCTCGCACGTCAGTTCGGTGGAGACGGGCGGACGACCCCCCACGAAGGAGTACATGCGGGCCGTCGATGCCCAGCACGAGACCAGCGGGCGCTTCCTGCGCATGCTGGAGAGGTTGGCCCAACTCGACGCGGAGCCGGCGTGGCTCCGCGAGTGGATCGAGTTCGAGCGCGAGGCGACAACGCTGCGCTGGTTCGAGCTGGCGTACGTGCCGGGCCTCCTGCAGACCGAGCGGTACGCCCGGGCCACGCTGGCCGGCGGCCGGTTCGATGTCGAGGACGTCGACCGCATCGTCGCCTCCCGGCTGGAGCGGCAGCTCATCCTGCAGCGTCCCCGCCCGCCTCAGCTCATCGCCGTCCTGGACGAGGCCGTGCTTCGCCGGCCGGTGCTCGACCAGCCGGGGCTGATGGTCGAGCAGTGTGAGCACCTGGTCAAGCTGGCGGCGGCGGAGCATATCCAGGTGCACATCGTGCCCGCGGATGCTGGTATGTACCTGGGGATGGGCGGCCAGTTCATCCTCGCCGAGATGCCGGACGGCGAGCGCGTGACCTACGCCGACAACCAGCTCACCGCGCAGATCGTCGATGCGCCGGCGGACGTCGCTAAGCTGGCGAAGACGTGGGAGATCGTGCGTAACGAGGCGCTTCCGCGCCGGCAGTCAATCGAGCTGATCAAGGAAGTGGCGAAGTCATGGACATGCTGACCCCGCAGTGGCGGAAGTCGACCAGGTCCGGCGGCAACGGCGGAGCCTGCGTCGAGGTCGCCGACAACCTGCCGCACGTGGTGCTGGTGCGCGACACCAAGGACCGCGACGGCGGCACCCTGCACGTCGACCCGACGGCCTGGAAGGCGTTCGTCGATTACGCCAAGCAACACTGACCGTGATCGCACGCTTCAAGGATCTCTGCCTGGACGCCGCGGACCCGCTCGCGCTGGGCGGCTTCTGGGCCCGGATGCTCGACGCCGACGTGGCCGACGCCGGCGACGGCGACACCCGGGTCGACCCCCGCTCGGCACGCTCACCCGCCGAGTCGATCTGGGTCAACCGGGTGGCGGAGCCGCGGGTCGGCAAGACCCGCGTACACCTGGATCTGCGGTTGGCCGACGCGGAGCCGGCGGCGCTGCTCGCGGATGGCGCCCGACTGGCCCGCGAACCGGCCGACGAGGCCAACCGGTGGGTGCTGAACGACCCGGAGGGCAACCCGTTCTGCGCGTTCCCCGCCAACGAGGGCACCCGGCCGGGTCCGTTCGCGCTGGTCGTCGACTCGATCGACCCGGTCGCCCAGGCAACCTGGTGGACGAGCGTGCTCGGCGGTTCCGTCGAGTACGGGTCGACCGACCCGTCGGTGGTCGGCGCGTCCGGCTTCCCCTGGGACTCCTGGGTCTTCACCGGGGTGCCCGAGCCCAAGACGGTCAAGAACCGGCTGCACTGGGACGTCGACCTGGTCGACCCGGAGCCCACCGCGCTGATCGGCGCCGGCGCGACGCTGCTGTGGGAGCCGAGCGCCCGCAGCAACTGGTGGGTGCTGGCCGACCCGGAGGGCAACGAGTTCTGTGCCTTCGCACCGCGCTCGATTGGGTGAACGACCGACTACCGAGCGCGGGCGGTGTCGGCTAGCGTTTTCCTAGCGCCGCAGCCAGCGCGTTCGCCGCCGCCGTCGACACGCCTCCGGCCGACCCCAGCCTGCCCGATCGGTTGGTAATCGCGGGAACGTCCCACCGCCGCTCCCCCGGTTCGGCAGGATCGTCCCAACGAGGAGGTGCCGTCGTGCAGGACACCCGCGCTCTCGCCCTGACGTTCGAGGTGAGCGGCCTGCCACCGGTAAAGACCGAAGCGTTGTCCATCTTCGCCGCCGGGCATCGGCAGGCGACGAGGGTCCGCGACCTGCTCCGAGCCGCCCTCGCGGCGGCCCAGCGCACCGGCTGGACGCCGTTGCCCGGGCCGATCGAGGTGGATCTGGTCCTGCGTTGCCCGCCCGGGCACCGGACGGCCGACGCCAGCACCCTGCTCGGCGGCGTCTGCGCGGTGCTGCAGGACAAGAAGCGGGTGTCGACCATCGGCCTCGCCCACCTCGGCGTACTGGTGGACGTCGCCCTCTTCGACGACGACCGGCAGATCCGCCGATTGTCGTACCAGGAGGAGCCGGCGGAGGCCTTCTCGTACCAGGTGCGGGTCGCCGCCGTACCGACCGGGGTTTGACCGACGTCCGCGGTGGGGTACCGCGGACGCCGACGAAGGGAGCACCGATGTCGGAGCCACATGTCACGCTCGACCCACGTGGGCTCGACCCTGTGCAGCAGAAGCTGCGGGGCCCGTTGGAGGAGCAACTGACCTCGGCGCTTCAGGCGGCCACCGACCGGGTCCGCACCGGCTACGCCGGCGAGCCGGTCGAGCAGGTCTGTCAGCGGCTGTTGGAGGAGACCCGCTCCGGGTTGCATCCCGACATCGCGGCCGGGTTCAACCCGGACATGGACGAGTTCTGCAGGGTGGCGGTGGCGATCGTCCGGGGCGAGGTTTCCTGACCCGGCGCCACCACGCGGTCGAGGTGGTGGTCAGAGCCGGGTCCGCTACTACCCGGCCCTGACCCCGACCGCCCGACCGTTCTGCGCTCAACTCCACGGTGCGCACCCGCCGGACGCTCGGCGCGCCCCCGGCGAGACCTCACGACCAAGAGCGGTCAGAAGTGCCGCAGCAGGTCGCGGAACGCGGCCAGCCGCAGGACACCGGCGTCGGTCGGGTCCAGTTCGTCGTCCTCCAACACCCAGGTGTTCTCGTTCGGAATGAACACCGCGTTCAGCCCAGCAGCTCGCGCCGGCAGGATGTCCGACTTCGGGGAGTTGCCGATCATCCAGGCGTCGGACGGCTCGAAGCCGTGTTCCCGCACCAACCACCGGTACGTCTCGACGGTCTTCTCGGCGACGATGTGCGCGGCCCGGAAGTGGTGCAGCAGCCCGCAGGCGTCCAGCTTGCGCTGCTGCTCCGCCTGGTCCCCCTTCGTCAGCAGCAGCAGGTCGTACCGGCCGGCCAACTCGTCGAGCGCATCGGCCACGCCGGGCATCAGCTCCACCCGGTGCTCGATGAGGGCCACCGACAGTCGGTCGATCTCCTTGCGCTCGGAGTCGGTGGCCGGCCGCTCACGCAGCCGCTCCAGGCACTCGGCCAGACTGCGCAGGAAGACCTTGCTGCCGTACCCGTGTGCGACCGCGTTGGCCCGCTCGATGTCGTCGAGGATCGTCCGGATCTCGGCCCGATCGAGGGTGGGGTGGTCGAGCCACTCGAGGAAGTCGTCGATCACCCGCTCGAAGACGACGTTGTTCTCCCACAACGTGTCGTCCGCGTCGAAGATCAGCACCTGCGCCTGCCGCCGCGCCGTCTCGCCGACCGTCATAACATTTCCTCCTCGTGCCCACCGTCGAAAGGCCGAGGAAACACGATAGGCGCGACATGGACTACCGATTTCTCGGCACGATCTTTGCCGCCTGGCCGTTCGAAGCAGATCTTGAGGAGTACGGCATGGTCACGATGAGGTGGGTCACCGGCGCGGTGATGCTGGCCTGCACCGGCGCGCTGGTGGCGTGCGGAGGCGGTGCCGACAAGACCCCGGGGGCCGCAGCGGCGACGCCCAC encodes:
- a CDS encoding PadR family transcriptional regulator, whose protein sequence is MVGAENQSVDENDRQTQLLRGALDMCLLALLAREPAHGYELVRRMETAGFGAISYGTIYPLLTRMRRLGLVAHEQQASPTGPPRKVYALTGSGRTHLDAWQKQWTRFADTVGAILAPLDHSPTRS
- a CDS encoding flavin reductase produces the protein MVRPPVPHTAMRPLWRCRSCGKEWPCQPAKLALLTEYRASRTALLIYLGTLMNEATNQLTQLHPDHPPARMTERFLSWARARS
- a CDS encoding helix-turn-helix domain-containing protein, translating into MGTVTDYVLEELRLFRAATGLSQDDFGKGIGYSGSHVSSVETGGRPPTKEYMRAVDAQHETSGRFLRMLERLAQLDAEPAWLREWIEFEREATTLRWFELAYVPGLLQTERYARATLAGGRFDVEDVDRIVASRLERQLILQRPRPPQLIAVLDEAVLRRPVLDQPGLMVEQCEHLVKLAAAEHIQVHIVPADAGMYLGMGGQFILAEMPDGERVTYADNQLTAQIVDAPADVAKLAKTWEIVRNEALPRRQSIELIKEVAKSWTC
- a CDS encoding DUF397 domain-containing protein, whose translation is MLTPQWRKSTRSGGNGGACVEVADNLPHVVLVRDTKDRDGGTLHVDPTAWKAFVDYAKQH
- a CDS encoding VOC family protein; protein product: MIARFKDLCLDAADPLALGGFWARMLDADVADAGDGDTRVDPRSARSPAESIWVNRVAEPRVGKTRVHLDLRLADAEPAALLADGARLAREPADEANRWVLNDPEGNPFCAFPANEGTRPGPFALVVDSIDPVAQATWWTSVLGGSVEYGSTDPSVVGASGFPWDSWVFTGVPEPKTVKNRLHWDVDLVDPEPTALIGAGATLLWEPSARSNWWVLADPEGNEFCAFAPRSIG
- a CDS encoding HAD family hydrolase, whose protein sequence is MTVGETARRQAQVLIFDADDTLWENNVVFERVIDDFLEWLDHPTLDRAEIRTILDDIERANAVAHGYGSKVFLRSLAECLERLRERPATDSERKEIDRLSVALIEHRVELMPGVADALDELAGRYDLLLLTKGDQAEQQRKLDACGLLHHFRAAHIVAEKTVETYRWLVREHGFEPSDAWMIGNSPKSDILPARAAGLNAVFIPNENTWVLEDDELDPTDAGVLRLAAFRDLLRHF